In a single window of the Oscillospiraceae bacterium genome:
- the mfd gene encoding transcription-repair coupling factor yields the protein MKFLLSALEQCKEYCDLYDAVRKKALPAAMWGVPDSLKASFTYALCQKTGKKAVVLVPEGELARAKNDLIAHFGEGVLVFKPRDYVFRRVESASATEEAERLEVLLRLISGDFNVVVTSADALMRYTIDKRKLVDLTVTITRGEDFPLEDAEFSLLNAGYTRCERVEGVGQFCIRGGILDFFPLLSENPVRIEYFGDEPDLIGEFDVFSQRRISQLECVKITPVAEVILDGDDKEALATSLEVDARVMEKKNKTAAQTLYSDAEAIRNTARLASIDKYIPYVFSEKATLLDYIEDCLLFSFEFARFFENVKGSAFRIDEDIKALAESDIPFVSGSYYLDVEGFKEKIGKKGIIIFENLSRNEGNLRLKSLFSINARQTPHWRGITDELCDDIYPLYKNKTKILVSASNPSHATYLRDCLEEKGINAVTSADVPETLSESYVYVVPFYFNAGYELPSCRLAIFSDNTEQRAQRKKLRPKNKYTEKSKEISSITDLKPGDYIVHNDYGIGVFEGLISRTVDGVTKDQLKIRYAGSDVLYIPCSRLDLISKYMGADVENIRLNKLGGNDFARTKSRVRAEVAEMAKELIQLYAQRMEIKGYAFCEDDDWQHGFENKFEYDETEDQLRCIAEIKRDMQRPQPMDRLLCGDVGVGKTEVALRAAFKAVADNKQVAILVPTTVLCWQHYQTVSKRMADYPIKVEMLSRFRTPKQQEKIVKQLKTGEVDIIIGTHRLLQKDIAFKDLGLVIVDEEQRFGVSHKEKLKELTKSVDALALSATPIPRTLNMALTGIRDMSVIEEPPQNRHPIQTFVAEQDLSLITDALAKELARGGQAYVLYNRIESIYKIASQIGESLPDARIAVAHGKMGEEEMSAIWESLVKGEIDILVCTTIIETGVDVPNVNTIVIYDADKLGLAQLHQIRGRVGRSSRRAYAYLMYKKGKVLSEDAAKRLLAIKEYTEFGSGLKIAMRDLEIRGAGNVLGAKQHGHMEAVGYDMYVSLLKEAIAIQKGEPIEEISCVIDINVSAYIPNDYIFSGEERIEFYKKISSIETEEDVEDILDELIDRYGEPPPCVLTLIKIATIKNAAAKLKITEIVQNGKVLVLYTDKPDLQAFSILSAQYRGRLMLSTAGKAYISLRLTPEDTVEQLEGFISKYSETKKNIEEKTE from the coding sequence ATGAAATTTTTACTTAGCGCACTGGAACAGTGCAAGGAATATTGCGATTTATATGACGCCGTAAGAAAAAAAGCTCTCCCTGCAGCAATGTGGGGGGTGCCGGACAGCCTTAAGGCGTCCTTCACCTATGCCCTTTGTCAGAAAACGGGGAAGAAAGCAGTAGTGCTTGTACCCGAGGGTGAGCTTGCGAGAGCTAAAAATGACCTTATTGCCCATTTCGGCGAGGGAGTTTTGGTGTTTAAGCCCAGAGATTACGTTTTCAGACGTGTGGAAAGCGCGTCTGCAACGGAGGAGGCGGAGCGTTTAGAGGTGCTTTTGCGCCTTATAAGCGGAGATTTTAACGTAGTTGTTACCTCTGCCGATGCTCTTATGAGATATACTATCGACAAGCGCAAGCTTGTCGATTTGACAGTTACAATTACAAGGGGAGAGGATTTTCCCTTAGAGGATGCGGAGTTTTCCCTTTTAAATGCAGGCTATACCCGCTGTGAAAGAGTAGAGGGAGTGGGACAGTTTTGCATAAGAGGCGGAATTTTAGACTTTTTCCCCCTTTTGAGTGAAAACCCTGTCAGAATAGAATATTTCGGAGATGAGCCCGATTTAATAGGGGAATTTGACGTTTTTTCACAGCGACGAATTTCTCAGCTTGAGTGCGTAAAAATAACCCCTGTTGCCGAGGTCATTTTAGACGGCGACGACAAGGAGGCTTTAGCCACAAGCCTTGAGGTTGATGCTCGTGTAATGGAAAAGAAAAACAAGACAGCGGCACAAACTCTCTATTCAGATGCAGAGGCTATAAGAAATACTGCCCGTCTTGCATCTATTGACAAATATATCCCCTACGTCTTTTCCGAGAAAGCGACGCTTCTTGACTATATTGAGGATTGCCTTTTGTTTTCCTTTGAGTTTGCACGCTTTTTTGAAAATGTAAAGGGCAGTGCCTTTCGTATAGACGAGGATATAAAAGCTCTTGCAGAGAGCGACATTCCCTTTGTTTCGGGAAGCTATTATCTTGATGTGGAAGGCTTCAAGGAGAAAATAGGTAAAAAGGGAATAATTATTTTTGAAAATCTTTCAAGAAACGAGGGCAATTTAAGGCTTAAATCCCTCTTTTCAATAAACGCAAGGCAGACACCTCATTGGAGAGGAATAACAGACGAGCTTTGCGACGATATATATCCCCTTTATAAAAATAAAACTAAAATTTTGGTTTCGGCTTCAAACCCTTCCCACGCTACATATCTGAGAGATTGCCTTGAAGAAAAAGGAATAAATGCCGTTACCTCGGCAGATGTACCCGAAACCTTAAGCGAAAGCTATGTTTACGTAGTACCCTTTTATTTCAACGCAGGCTATGAGCTACCCTCTTGCCGTTTAGCAATTTTTTCTGACAATACAGAGCAAAGAGCACAGCGCAAAAAGCTCAGACCTAAAAACAAATACACCGAAAAATCAAAGGAAATATCCTCAATAACCGACTTGAAGCCGGGAGATTATATTGTGCATAACGATTACGGTATCGGTGTTTTTGAGGGACTTATCAGCCGTACCGTTGACGGTGTTACAAAGGACCAGCTTAAAATCCGCTATGCAGGGAGCGACGTTTTGTATATTCCCTGCTCACGTCTTGACCTTATTTCAAAATATATGGGGGCAGACGTTGAAAATATCAGGCTCAATAAATTGGGCGGAAACGATTTTGCAAGAACAAAATCGAGAGTGCGTGCCGAGGTTGCCGAAATGGCAAAGGAGCTTATACAGCTCTATGCACAGAGAATGGAAATCAAGGGCTATGCCTTTTGCGAGGACGACGATTGGCAGCACGGCTTTGAAAATAAATTTGAATATGACGAAACTGAGGACCAGCTTCGCTGTATTGCCGAAATAAAAAGAGATATGCAACGTCCACAGCCTATGGACCGTCTTTTGTGCGGAGATGTGGGCGTGGGCAAAACAGAGGTTGCTTTGAGAGCCGCCTTTAAAGCCGTTGCCGACAATAAGCAGGTGGCAATTTTAGTGCCTACAACGGTGCTTTGCTGGCAGCATTACCAGACCGTTTCAAAGCGTATGGCGGATTATCCCATAAAGGTTGAGATGCTGTCCCGTTTCAGAACGCCGAAGCAACAGGAAAAGATAGTTAAACAGCTTAAAACGGGCGAGGTTGATATAATTATAGGCACACACCGTCTTTTACAAAAGGATATTGCCTTTAAGGATTTGGGACTTGTTATAGTTGACGAGGAGCAACGCTTCGGAGTAAGCCATAAGGAAAAGCTGAAAGAATTGACAAAGTCGGTAGATGCTCTTGCTCTTTCTGCAACACCTATTCCCAGAACGCTTAATATGGCGCTTACGGGAATAAGAGATATGTCGGTTATTGAAGAGCCGCCCCAGAACAGACATCCAATTCAGACCTTTGTGGCGGAGCAGGATTTATCCCTTATAACAGATGCTTTGGCAAAGGAACTGGCAAGAGGCGGACAGGCTTATGTTTTATATAATAGAATAGAGAGCATTTATAAAATTGCATCTCAGATAGGGGAAAGCTTACCCGATGCCCGAATTGCAGTAGCTCACGGAAAAATGGGCGAGGAGGAAATGTCGGCAATCTGGGAAAGTCTTGTCAAGGGCGAGATTGACATTTTAGTTTGTACAACTATTATTGAAACGGGTGTAGACGTCCCCAACGTAAATACCATAGTTATTTACGATGCCGACAAATTGGGACTTGCACAGCTTCATCAGATAAGGGGCAGAGTCGGCAGAAGCTCAAGGCGTGCCTACGCTTACCTTATGTATAAAAAGGGCAAGGTTTTATCTGAGGATGCGGCAAAAAGACTGCTTGCAATCAAGGAGTACACGGAATTTGGCTCAGGGCTTAAAATTGCTATGCGTGATTTGGAGATAAGAGGAGCAGGAAATGTTTTAGGCGCAAAACAGCACGGACATATGGAGGCTGTGGGCTACGATATGTATGTAAGTCTACTCAAAGAGGCAATTGCCATTCAAAAGGGCGAGCCGATAGAGGAGATTTCCTGCGTAATTGATATAAACGTTTCGGCTTATATCCCCAACGACTATATCTTTTCGGGTGAGGAAAGAATAGAATTTTATAAAAAGATATCCTCAATAGAAACAGAGGAGGACGTAGAGGATATTTTAGACGAGCTTATAGACCGTTACGGAGAGCCGCCACCCTGCGTGCTTACTCTTATAAAAATTGCAACAATTAAAAATGCGGCGGCAAAGCTTAAAATAACGGAGATAGTACAAAATGGAAAAGTGCTTGTTCTTTATACCGATAAGCCCGATTTGCAAGCCTTTTCAATTCTTTCGGCGCAGTATCGAGGCAGACTTATGCTCTCAACTGCGGGAAAAGCGTATATATCTCTTCGACTTACCCCCGAGGACACAGTCGAACAGCTTGAAGGCTTTATTTCAAAGTATAGTGAAACTAAGAAGAATATAGAAGAAAAAACAGAATAA
- the rpoD gene encoding RNA polymerase sigma factor RpoD yields MAEANVQNTENQVGEKDKKTVLKNLIEKAKSKGSLSKNEIIESLSEIDIDADQFEKIYDSLEAMGVEIIEEIDIPEDEISELEEEVEELKLAPEEIEKALMAEGVSIDDPVKVYLKEIGRVPLLTPEEEQSLAQKMSDGDEKAKQLLAEANLRLVVSIAKRYVGRGMLFLDLIQEGNLGLIKAVEKFDCQKGFKFSTYATWWIRQAITRAIADQARTIRIPVHMVETINKVSRVERQLEQELGRQPRAEEIAIEMSMPADKVRDILKIAQEPVSLETPIGEEEDSHLGDFIPDEDIPAPAEAASHVLLKEELADVLATLTPREAKVLSLRFGLEDGRMRTLEEVGKEFEVTRERIRQIEAKALRKLRHPSRSKRLKDFLE; encoded by the coding sequence ATGGCAGAGGCAAACGTTCAGAACACAGAAAACCAAGTAGGAGAAAAGGATAAAAAGACGGTACTTAAAAATCTTATAGAAAAGGCAAAGAGTAAAGGCTCTCTTTCCAAAAATGAAATTATCGAGTCCTTGAGCGAAATTGATATTGATGCTGACCAGTTTGAAAAAATATATGACAGCTTAGAGGCTATGGGCGTTGAAATTATCGAGGAAATTGATATCCCCGAGGACGAAATTTCAGAGCTTGAGGAAGAGGTTGAGGAATTAAAGCTTGCCCCCGAAGAGATTGAAAAAGCTCTTATGGCTGAGGGCGTAAGCATTGACGACCCCGTTAAAGTTTATCTTAAGGAAATCGGCCGTGTGCCCCTGCTCACTCCCGAGGAGGAGCAGTCATTGGCGCAAAAAATGTCCGATGGCGACGAAAAGGCAAAACAGCTTCTTGCAGAGGCAAACTTGCGTCTTGTTGTAAGTATTGCAAAAAGATATGTGGGCAGAGGTATGCTTTTCCTTGACCTTATTCAAGAGGGTAATTTAGGCCTTATAAAAGCCGTTGAAAAGTTTGACTGCCAGAAAGGCTTTAAGTTTTCCACCTATGCAACCTGGTGGATAAGACAGGCTATTACAAGAGCTATTGCAGACCAGGCAAGAACAATAAGAATACCCGTTCATATGGTTGAAACAATAAATAAGGTTTCCCGTGTTGAGCGTCAGCTGGAGCAGGAGCTTGGCAGACAGCCCAGAGCAGAGGAAATCGCTATTGAAATGAGTATGCCTGCAGACAAGGTAAGAGATATTCTTAAAATCGCACAGGAGCCCGTTTCCCTTGAAACACCTATCGGTGAAGAGGAGGACAGCCACTTGGGCGACTTTATTCCCGATGAGGATATTCCTGCGCCTGCAGAGGCGGCTTCCCACGTATTGCTTAAGGAGGAATTGGCAGACGTGCTTGCAACTCTTACCCCCAGAGAAGCTAAGGTGTTGAGCCTTCGTTTCGGCCTTGAGGACGGCAGAATGAGAACTCTTGAAGAGGTGGGCAAGGAATTCGAGGTTACAAGAGAGAGAATACGTCAGATTGAAGCTAAAGCCTTGAGAAAGCTCCGCCACCCCAGCAGAAGCAAAAGATTAAAGGACTTTTTGGAATAA
- a CDS encoding DNA primase: protein MAKIPDSFLQELKDRINIEDYILRNLQLKRTGSNIVGLCPFHSEKTPSFTVFPDTQSFYCFGCGAGGDIISYVMRMENLDYLEAIRLLAEYAGLTVPETDDDRQNSVQRARIIEMNKKAAGFFHKCLYDPKAKVAQEYVKKRGLLQKTIRHFGIGFAPDSWSDLRDYLKSQGFSENEMVAGGLAVKNTEKNSVYDKFRNRLMFPIIDLRGNVIGFGGRVLDDSKPKYLNSPDTLAFKKSLNLFALNFAKNSPAGKLILCEGYMDVISMHQAGFDYAVATLGTAITKEQARLISRYSKEVVLAYDADGAGQAATNKAITLLNEVGVNVKVLSIVGGKDPDEFIRTFGAERFKNLLEGSGGHIDFKIQKLLSKYNLDSADDTVYFIKDAANVISQVYNAIEREVYINKIAKQTNISASAISAEVNRLLKINAQKSRKNEFKTQNEMLLGIKDRVNPEKSTHLKAARAEEELIGVIYKNPDFLSTVQQNISAGEFVTEFNRRLFEYIVARIETGQALDLTFFSKDFTSDEMSRITAIIVKSNLNINFDRSIVSELSDVIKTENEKIRAQNLKEVSNDELLKMMKDLQKRKGE, encoded by the coding sequence TTGGCAAAAATACCGGACAGCTTTTTACAGGAGCTGAAAGACAGAATAAATATAGAGGATTATATATTAAGAAATTTACAGCTTAAAAGAACGGGCAGTAATATCGTGGGGCTTTGTCCCTTCCACAGCGAGAAAACGCCGTCCTTTACAGTTTTCCCCGATACTCAGTCCTTTTATTGCTTCGGCTGCGGAGCAGGGGGAGATATAATAAGCTATGTTATGAGAATGGAAAATCTCGATTACCTTGAGGCTATACGTCTGTTAGCTGAATATGCAGGACTTACAGTACCTGAAACTGATGATGACCGTCAGAACAGTGTTCAAAGGGCAAGAATAATTGAGATGAACAAAAAAGCGGCAGGCTTTTTCCATAAATGCCTGTATGACCCAAAGGCAAAGGTCGCTCAGGAATATGTCAAAAAAAGAGGTCTTTTGCAAAAGACAATACGGCATTTCGGCATCGGCTTTGCCCCTGACAGCTGGAGTGATTTAAGAGATTATCTAAAATCGCAGGGTTTTAGTGAAAATGAAATGGTGGCAGGAGGCCTTGCCGTTAAAAATACCGAAAAAAATTCTGTATACGACAAATTCCGTAACAGACTTATGTTCCCCATTATAGATTTACGGGGTAACGTTATCGGCTTTGGCGGACGTGTGCTTGATGACAGTAAGCCTAAATACTTAAACTCACCCGATACCCTTGCTTTTAAAAAGAGCTTAAATCTTTTTGCGCTGAATTTTGCAAAAAATTCACCTGCAGGCAAGCTTATTTTATGCGAAGGCTATATGGACGTTATTTCAATGCATCAGGCAGGCTTTGACTATGCCGTTGCAACCTTAGGAACAGCAATAACAAAGGAGCAGGCAAGGCTTATTTCCCGATACAGCAAGGAGGTTGTGCTTGCATACGATGCTGACGGAGCAGGGCAAGCGGCGACAAACAAGGCAATTACCCTTTTGAACGAGGTGGGGGTAAATGTAAAGGTTCTGAGCATAGTAGGGGGAAAGGACCCCGATGAATTTATAAGGACCTTTGGCGCAGAGCGTTTTAAAAATTTGCTTGAGGGCAGCGGAGGTCATATTGACTTTAAAATTCAGAAGCTTTTGTCGAAATATAATTTAGACTCGGCTGACGATACCGTTTATTTTATAAAGGATGCGGCAAACGTTATAAGTCAGGTATATAACGCAATTGAGCGAGAAGTGTATATTAACAAAATTGCAAAGCAAACTAATATAAGCGCTTCTGCGATTTCTGCCGAAGTAAACAGGCTTTTAAAAATAAATGCACAAAAAAGCCGTAAAAATGAATTTAAAACACAAAACGAGATGCTTTTGGGAATAAAAGACAGAGTAAACCCCGAAAAAAGCACGCATCTGAAAGCGGCAAGAGCTGAGGAGGAGCTTATCGGAGTTATTTACAAAAACCCCGATTTTCTGTCAACCGTTCAGCAGAATATTTCGGCAGGCGAGTTTGTAACTGAGTTTAACCGCCGTCTGTTTGAATATATCGTTGCCCGAATTGAAACGGGACAGGCGCTTGACTTGACCTTTTTCTCAAAGGATTTTACAAGCGATGAAATGAGCAGAATAACGGCAATTATTGTCAAAAGCAATTTGAATATAAACTTTGACAGAAGTATTGTTTCAGAGCTGTCAGATGTAATAAAAACGGAAAACGAAAAAATAAGAGCTCAAAATTTAAAGGAAGTTTCCAACGACGAGCTGTTGAAAATGATGAAGGATTTACAAAAGAGAAAGGGAGAATAA
- a CDS encoding deoxyguanosinetriphosphate triphosphohydrolase: protein MNIRQMQEKRERETLSQYAVLAENSQGREKEQKQDDIRTVFQRDRDRIIHCKSFRRLKHKTQVFLSPEGDHYRTRLTHTLEVSQVGRTISRALRLNEDLTEAIALGHDLGHTPFGHAGERALNEICPLGFEHDKNSVRVAQYLEKGFKGLNLTKEVLDGFANHTWEGKPATLEGQVVRYADVIAYINHDIDDAIRGGILEDIPVEFKKALGETHSKRITVMITDIIKNSIEKPSISMSEEILQATLELKKFMFSNVYFGSVAKKEEGKAEELVKQLYLYYVENPDKLPDFYKNTLEKEGVERAVLDYVSAMSDHYAISEFTKIYVPSAWTLK, encoded by the coding sequence ATGAACATAAGACAGATGCAAGAAAAGAGAGAAAGAGAGACTTTAAGTCAGTATGCCGTTTTGGCTGAGAATTCTCAGGGCAGAGAAAAGGAACAGAAGCAAGACGATATAAGAACTGTTTTCCAAAGGGACAGGGACAGGATAATCCACTGTAAATCCTTCAGACGATTAAAGCATAAGACACAGGTTTTTTTATCCCCCGAGGGCGACCATTACAGAACAAGGCTTACCCATACCCTTGAGGTTTCTCAGGTGGGAAGAACTATTTCGAGAGCGTTAAGGCTCAATGAGGACTTGACAGAGGCTATTGCCTTGGGACACGATTTGGGGCATACTCCTTTCGGGCACGCAGGGGAGAGAGCGCTCAATGAAATTTGCCCTTTGGGCTTTGAGCACGATAAAAACAGCGTACGAGTTGCGCAGTATCTGGAAAAGGGCTTTAAAGGTCTTAACCTTACAAAAGAGGTGCTTGACGGCTTTGCAAATCACACGTGGGAGGGAAAGCCCGCCACTTTAGAAGGACAGGTAGTTCGTTATGCCGACGTTATTGCCTATATAAATCACGATATTGACGATGCTATAAGAGGCGGAATATTAGAGGATATCCCCGTAGAATTTAAAAAGGCGTTGGGAGAAACCCACAGCAAAAGAATAACTGTTATGATTACCGATATAATCAAAAACAGTATAGAAAAGCCATCTATATCAATGAGTGAAGAAATTTTACAGGCAACTCTGGAGCTTAAAAAATTTATGTTTTCAAATGTATATTTCGGCTCTGTTGCCAAAAAGGAAGAGGGCAAGGCAGAGGAGCTTGTAAAACAGCTTTATCTGTACTATGTAGAAAATCCCGACAAGCTTCCCGATTTTTATAAAAACACCTTGGAAAAAGAGGGCGTTGAAAGGGCAGTTCTTGACTATGTTTCGGCAATGTCCGACCATTACGCAATCTCAGAATTTACAAAAATATATGTGCCGTCCGCATGGACGTTGAAATAA
- a CDS encoding helix-turn-helix transcriptional regulator, producing MDEKEFALRLTQLRQKKNVSAREMSLAIGQNAGYINNIESGKALPSLPGIFYICDYLGITLSEFFDLETKNPTKIDAIVTDLKKLDDQQLDTIANLIKGLMR from the coding sequence ATGGACGAAAAGGAATTTGCTCTGCGTTTAACTCAGCTCAGACAAAAGAAAAATGTATCTGCCAGAGAAATGAGTTTAGCAATCGGACAAAACGCAGGATATATTAACAATATTGAATCAGGAAAAGCTCTGCCGTCGTTACCCGGAATTTTCTATATATGCGATTATTTAGGCATTACTCTAAGTGAATTCTTTGACCTTGAAACCAAAAATCCCACTAAAATAGATGCTATTGTTACAGATTTAAAAAAGCTTGACGACCAACAGCTTGATACCATTGCCAATTTGATAAAAGGCTTAATGCGGTA